A window of Tachypleus tridentatus isolate NWPU-2018 chromosome 7, ASM421037v1, whole genome shotgun sequence genomic DNA:
AATGAGTAGAAGCTGACGGGGATTTTTAAGGTGTTTTAGTGTTGCAAGCAGAAGTCGAACACCTGTTAACCTCTTTCCATAATACACATTTTCTCGTTCTAGGGGATCAAGAAATAATCCCGTTAAAAGTGCACCGCAAAGAGCAGTGGAAAGATAGATTCCAATCAGCATGTGTACTTTCCAATCTTCTGGCTGTTCAAAAATTTCACTTTCAATTTGGTTACAAAAGTTTGACCCACAGAGTGAAGAATTGAAATCTTTACTGTTTACAATGAAACTGGTTTCATTTTCTGGCCGAAGAACATAGTACGATATCAGATTTCCCCAAATTTGAGAAGactgaaaaaacataaaaaagacgCCAAAAAATCGAACAATTATCGTATCTTCAGCTGTCTGGGCAATGTCGGCATATTTAATGCTTATTTCATTCAAATACGTACATTTTGCGGACCATAAAGGAGCAGCCCCAAGGCCCAAGACAAATCCTCCTGGTATAAGCGTTCCCCAATGAGGATAAAAATTTGCTGCTATAAAAGGAACGTAGCACAAAATTGCCAATACTACTGTCCGTTTACAACCCAAATTTTTTATGAGAAAAGATGGGACGAACATTGACGATAGGATTAAAGAACCATAAATAACACTCTGTGAAGCCACACCAACTCCCTCTTCACTGTTTAAAGTACTCTGAAGGTTTGCAAGAGCTTGAAATGTggtaaacaagaacaaaaatccGAAACATATGACTATCAAATTCTTAATCAACCTTCCCCTGCTGACGGAAACACACTTTTCAGTAGATAGGTTTACAACTGGGTTGCCATTAGACTGTGGCGTCTCCCCCGTTTCTTGTTCGGTTATAACaaaagtaatgttattataaCCGTCACCTTTTATATCTGAATCCGCCATGACTGATTTTACcgtttataaattacataaaatcaaCGCCTGACTGGAAGAGAAAGACTGAGTAAGTTGAACGATATATCAGTTTCGTAAGTAAGAGGATTTGTAACACACCGTTAGAATATAGTGGTTGTGTAATGCTGATAAGGACCTTGGTGTTATGATAAGAgcttaacatgtatatatatatatatatcgctgtCACACACTTGGTAACCCAATGGTTAAGTGTTAACACCTCGTTGTTGAGTTTAAGAAAATATTGGTGGAGGTAATCTCGTTAAACATTATAAGATGATTAAACCGCAGCAATAATTGTCTCCCTTGAGAACGAGTGAAAATTTTTATTCAAGGAGGAAAAATAAgtctaacaaaatatatatatttcttttatacaagttaaaaatattttcccaTCTAAAACTATCATTTGTTGAGAAGACGAGAACTGGTGAAGCAtagttttctgaaaaaaattagaaaatgagaAGTGAAGGTATGTTCTTACATATAACTATTGCAATTTTTTATCAATTCAAAAATTGCACAGCTATGAAAAGGGAACGGCAAAACCAAAAAGAAATGCGACCTAAGGATGTCAACTACTATGTCATCTGGAGCTAAATCATTAAATGATATGAACGTTTCATCTAAAAAAATTGAGTGACGTATTCCTTCACGCACGTACCTACCTGTTGTAGCTCTGCTTTTATCAACTGCTCAAGGAGTTATGAACCAAGTACGTAAACATGCCGGTAGCATTGTCATGCTTTACATCTTCATTATTCTATGCAAATATTTCAACTGAAGTTTTATTAACCATCTGTGTTCTTGTTTCTGAAGAAATACAATGTTCTAAGAATTACCTACTGAATGTATATGGTGGGTAGAAACATATGAAGATCAGGTCAAGGATTATATACAATGGAAACTCTACAAAATGAAAGACACAGTACACTATTTGAACAAATCACTAGTTTCTTTCTTGGAATATTCTAAATGAACTTTGTTTGAATATCTGGACAGCgatactattatattttgaaacattttagatTTTTCTTCAAATTGAACTTTCATAATGCAAACTTTATGCTGAAGAACCACTTAAAAGTTGACCacttaaattatgttttgtcAACTTTCCTGGTAGTTATGACATCATAAACAAATATCTCACTACGTTGtcaaaacaatactgaattaACCAATAACAATTTGTAtgcataataacaattttatttgtgtggagaacaaacatttcatcagaatgttagtttgttttcttcaggtatgttataaagtaaggaatatgttagtttgttttcttcaggtatgttataaagtaaggaatatgttagtttgttttcttcAGGTATGTTATAAAGTAAGGAACATATTTCTACTTGAAGAAGACACACCAATGTTTCGTTGATGCGTTTCACACACTCCAtgtaaaatttattgtatttataaattgcTGTTGGTTAATCACAAATATGGTCAAACTAGGTACATCCTCACAGGAGTTTTGTTAGTTGTCGGTGAACATAGTAAGAGGTGAGCATTAAAATATCAACATATATGTactgtgtatatattatgttgctccctcttttttaaaaaaacaaaaacataatacaatGTTTCTTTAGAGAAATAAGTTACATAAACCATCATATGAACATTGCAAATAATTAAGTACGTTTTTCTCACTTTGTTTCAGTAACTGTGTTTTACTATTTTAGCTGTGCTATTTGTTCTACGTTCCTTTTAGAGAAGCTTTCTGCTTAATACTATAGCTACACAGCATTTAgatcataaaattatattaatcagATAGTGTCTCTAATATTATAACTGTTCATATCACTTTTGAACAGAGTTAATTCTACAAACTAGCACTTAGGGTGGTGATATATTACACAATGGAATACAAAAATGTTACTTTGATAGCATTCTGCATATTTATAGCAATCCAATTATGTCTAGAACAAAAAGGTAATGACTGGTTGTGTCTAAGAGGCTATAGCATAAGCACCTGAGTGCAGAATACTGATtcgtgaaaataaatttaaaactaagaaaTACTAGATCTAGCAGAATTTTTGATACGCTACAGAAATATCATGTATCATGAAAAAATCCTATCTGTTGGAATGAAGCAACtcttttatatttccttttgtcTTTTTAGATAGGTTTTCTCATCAAACCTATATTAAAATGTAGAACTCGGTAAGAAGGTAAAACCAAaacttagattattattattacaccatgtaacacaaattttgttatttcttaattgcttatgttgtaaaaatacaaaaaatggccattatacccttcaaactttgcttttgtgatctgaataatgaaatttagaaattaacctatttttatgtaaaaccGAGCACATCTTCATTTATATAAAAtctgaacaaaacaacatattaatcaagatttacatgtatttatactaaagttatacaaaaatgtttagaagtgagtagttttacgtgatttgcgactgtaacgtaaaatcactttcacgtatcactccagaattttatttatttgtggtccaagaaagacaccagctttgacctttgcctcagacagcttagggaagaagtcttgaaggtacttgatgactgcagactccttatcaagagctgtgataaTTTGTTTCATGAGGCCCAATTTCATATACAatagtgggaacaacaccttctggaggtccattagcagctcacacttgacattgtgcctcctcaTAGAGAAATCgctccgttgtggccagtgcttcctcttgtagtgcgctgcagtgtccctgctgtctcaaAGGCAAAAATAACAGTGATGCTTGGTAAAGCCTTTATgtagacccatcaggaatgccaccattttgaagtctccgataacctccgagccatactcatcatacttcaaggcttctagcaaggtcttgatgctgttgtattcctctttgaggtgcatcgAATGAGCCAGATAtttattcctgttatggagcagcacagctttgaggcttctggatgagctatcaatgaagaggcaccactcattcgggttacaggcaattccaattgccttgcACAGACCAGATAATATATTGTGGCAGAAGCaaagcccatcttgacgagtgaagaaacttgaaaaatgtcggtgacgcttcctctgacttgcgattGCACactcatctaacaaatcccactccttgagcctagatgtcaaaagctaggcattcgactttgttagaccaagacctctgatcaagtcattgaggtctctttagcaaatgctgtcacagagtacttttcactcatcttgataaattggccacatacgtaGCAGAATACTTGAAGCTTCTTgataccatctctgataaaatcagataggtctatgtgtttacttaggcagctaaaactaaactgaagtggtgagcccctgtgtatatatatatatatattactatggaaagttctagaaaattctaaaaggtttttgaaaattcttgtaagttctacaacattttagaatattCTTGTAaggttgagaaaattctctatcagctactcagcactgaatctacctggaatgttctggaaagtgggtaaatttgaaaatttcattacccaggtcacaaaagcaaagtttaaagagaaaaaaaaaaggtattttccatttactttaggcataagcaattggaaaataacactttctgcccaggaacaagtaaaaattttgttacatagtgttatggatatttttttacattttaagtagAGGTACAATATATGCATTAACAAATATGGACATTAATAATTGTTGAATTCACACCATTTTGATAGTCCTCAGtagtatatattcatatattttttaaatatacgaGTTCAAGAAATtcgttaatatttctaatatttgtttttcttcccaGATTTTACTTTTCTGCCCTCCATTTTTTCTTAAAACTCACAGTTtcagttgtcttttttttctgtctagccacaaatcattctttatacatttatataaaagttcAATATTAAGTTACAAGTATTCTCAGTAAAGCTTTTCAGATCTTCTCTCTACTACAgcttttaaatttattcaaaaagaCATAGCTAAATGGTATTTAGGTGTTTGTAAAGAAGTCAAAATGGATGTACACTCACCAGcaagaaaatatttaatcattgtgcaaacaaaaaaacaaataatgattatGAGAACTAGcactaataaatttaaatattttacagttgagATGTGagaatttttttcttgtatttgagCAGCTCTTATACAAGTGGTTTTTCACTATGAGTTTCAAGATTCCTTTGTTACCAATGTATAACGTTATTCTACAAAAATTAagacaaataatttttatcttattaatatgtattatattttaatttagaacaatttttattaatgCTGAGCAAGATTCTTTCCCCATAGATATataaaagtgatatatatatataaattaaatatgtgatatatatataaattaaatattcttcTGCAGTTTACAAGAACCTTAAGATAGGACACTGTATCAAAATCTTCATTCaaccataaaaacaaacaagcaaggtCTTTCATGCAATGAAGACAGTCTATAAAAACCTTTTAAATGACTGGAAatgcattaatttttaattttttttaattttaaagtacagTTAGGGTCATGAATAAAAATCTTTATGCAACAGAAATATGTGCAAAGATTTTGAGTATAAGAACCTTCATTAGCCAGAAATATGTGAAAGCATATGTTCTGTCATATCAATACTGCGTACGAGAGCCTGTAATTCTGCTAGAACTGTGTGCAAGAGCCCGTAATTCTGCTAGAGCTGTGTACAAGAACCTGTAATTCTGCTACAAGGGCCTTCacaaaatcaataatttaaaaaaaagtaaaattaaagttgttttttttattacgaCATATGACTTTAGATTACCAGGAGACCTTTAATGCAAATATAAGTAACTATTCTGAACTAAAGGAAGCAGTAGTTAAATAGTtggatattattttcattatcaatAACATTCTCTGGTAAATACAAGTCAGATGCACACAAGCTAGCTTTgcaaacgttatttaataatacacaaattacATCTAAATTTGTTCTTATTGTATGCTTATCAATCaacttgaaaaattaaagaaacaaaatcttcTTAATGACAATACAGAATTTTATTTCCCATTGAAATGTAGTAATTACATACTCACATAAGATGTTCCAATATAAAACAATGCTATGGAACATTAACACAATGCTAGGGTTACAAATTTGCATGATCATACTGATTTTTAGAACACCTTACAAAATTCTCATTTAAGTTGGAACAGTCCTATAttacaacttttaaaacataCAACAACCTATTTATAGATTTGTATGTTTAAAACATACAACCTGTATTTACATTTGTATGTTTAAATGTTGTTACTAGAGGAAGTGTAAAAGAAGCTGTAAAAAAAGGTGATAGCATAAGTAACCAATATTCTGAGGGCTTGTAAATAATCAATTATACTACAAACATATTTGAATTAGAGATGgagaatttgtaaaataaaaattactggtaaaaataaaattatatatatacaggtggATAGTATCTCATCTACTTTGGTCTTCTAAACTTCTTGTTACTTCCAACAGTTTTGGATTTCTTCTTACCAgattcttttgtttcatttgccTGAGgagaaaattagaataataatttatataaatttttgagTTATCTATGAAACATGTTTATTCTGAAAGTAAGTCATGGAtgacaattaataataatgaaaaacagctGTCCCACATGAAAATGCCTTCTACTAAGTTTTATTTACCTTTCTTTTCACTGGGCTATTACCAGGAATGACCTTGAAGAAGGAGTCCAGTCGGCCTTGTGTGCTACCTTGACGACCTTTAATAAGCTTCTTTGCTCCATTTTGTACTCTCTCTTCACTGTAACGTATCAGTAAAACAGATATAACCTACCacgtttaataaaattaaacattttttaaaacaccttttataatattttgaagaCTTGCATAAATTTAACTATGTACCTAAATCCTTTATCTCCACACAGAAACTTCACAAGACCTTCTTCATCTGGCTCGTTCCACTTCAACtgatcaataaaaaaaacaaaaaaacaattaaaatgcaaTCCCTGCTCCTAGTTATTTCTAAAGATAActaaaaaactgaaaaactaaaaaacatgagaaattaataatgtttgtatgcgtgaaacactaaataattatgtcaGAAAGTCATGTTTACCTTATTCATACCTTTATTCTTATTTAAggttttaaaatcttatttttaattgcAGTAATTAtgtcaaaaaattaaattataggaCAATTAGAACAAACTGTTAATACCTTAGATggcaaaacaatatttttaatagaatgTATGTGTCTTAGAAAAATTAACTTAAACTGTCTCTCAAATATTTGTAGGTTATAAAAGCCTTTAAATTATTAAGTTGTATCcatgttaaaattttcttttcagttgACTTTGGTATCAAATTTTTAACCACAAACATGCcacaaacaaatcaataattaATCCAACAGGTTTTTCTGCAACAGTTGTAGTGTTACAGATAACAAAGCACAAATCACATTAATAGTAACAAGGGTGAAAAAACTGCAATATAAGTTTTATTCAATACGTAATGAATAAGCCTAATACAAATTTTCACTTGAAGCATTTTTTAtagcagttattattattagtgttccATTTTCCTGAATAAATGAAACCATGCTATATACGCATACATAAAAAACTTAACTTTTATGC
This region includes:
- the LOC143256798 gene encoding protein unc-93 homolog A-like; translation: MADSDIKGDGYNNITFVITEQETGETPQSNGNPVVNLSTEKCVSVSRGRLIKNLIVICFGFLFLFTTFQALANLQSTLNSEEGVGVASQSVIYGSLILSSMFVPSFLIKNLGCKRTVVLAILCYVPFIAANFYPHWGTLIPGGFVLGLGAAPLWSAKCTYLNEISIKYADIAQTAEDTIIVRFFGVFFMFFQSSQIWGNLISYYVLRPENETSFIVNSKDFNSSLCGSNFCNQIESEIFEQPEDWKVHMLIGIYLSTALCGALLTGLFLDPLERENVYYGKRLTGVRLLLATLKHLKNPRQLLLIPLTVYSGLEQAFFLSDYTKAYIACSWGIHRIGFVLICFGVVNAIFSLLSGPLVRLFTRLPIFITGTMANLGVTITLLYWQPNPDQTIILLVLAGVWGLGDAIWQTQINALYGVLFKNDEEAAFSNYRLWESIGFSMAFAYSTYLCIDIKIYILLGFLSVGILGYLIIDIRTMCYYKGTFSIDH